Within Candidatus Dojkabacteria bacterium, the genomic segment GACATCGTGGGCAAAGAGGTTGTTTGCGAGGTGATACACGGCGGGGTGCTCAAGAAGCGCAAAACCGTCAATGTGCCAGGCGTCCATCTTAACTTCCCAGCATTGAGCGAGAAAGATGAAACAGACATTAAAAATGCGGTAAAACTAGGTTATGATTTCATCTCTGCTTCATTTGTACGCAACTTGGAAGATGTGAAACTGGTGCGAGAGGCGATGGGTAAGTCAGATCTTAAGTTAATCGCTAAAATCGAAGACTACGAGGGTGTTAGAAATTTCGACAAGATCTTAGAGAAAGTCGACGGTATCATGGTTGCACGAGGCGATCTAGGCGTAGAGCTGCCTTTAGAAGAGGTGCCAATCCTCCAGAAGCAGTTTATCCAGAAATGCAGGATGAAAGGGAAGATCGTCATTGTCGCAACACAGATGCTCGAGTCAATGCGAGAAAGCACTCGCCCGACCCGCGCGGAGACTAGCGATGTAGCGAATGCCGTGATGGATGGTGCAGATGCAGTAATGCTCTCTGCAGAGACTTCTACAGGCAAGAACCCTGTTGAGACTGTTAAGCACATGGCTAGGATCGCCAAGAGAGCTGAAGAGGTGCTCCGCCCACAGATCGTAGAAGGACGAACTGACGCTTACGAGATTTCAGATATTATATGCAAACATCTTTTTGGTATAACGGAAGAAGTAGCGCTTAAAGGAGTTATAATTTTCAGCGATTCCGGTAATACCGTGAAGTCGCTTGCGCGTCATAGACTTAACATCCCTATCTGGTGCGTCAGCAACAACCATAAAATCATCCGCCAACAGCAGATGATCCGTGGCGTTACTGGCATTTATGTCGAAAATATGGAGAGCGACAGAGACGAAATCGCCAAGCATGCTGTATCAGCTATTTATGGCCGCGGTTACTTGGAAATGGGAGATAAAGTTGCTATTATTAGCGGAGGTACAGTACATAATCGAAGATATAACACTATCCTCGAAATTCTCGAGGTTCAGGCAGTCTTGGAATAGCCAGCCACGAAATTTGTACTTACCCACTGTTTACCCAGTTCACGAGGAGAGTAAAGTACCTCACTCAGGGATGGTATTATAGTGGAGCACCATTTTTTATTTAACTTTTTGTGAACGTTGAAATTAAATTCGATGCCATTTTTTAGAATACATTTTATGAACGTTAAGTGATCTACGATCACAGTGAGCAGAGCAGTGGCGGTAAAGATAAGCGAACAAGGATGTTTAGGTTACAATTTTATGAACGTAAAGAGATCTCTATCTCGGTGAGGGAGAAGTTAACTCAGGAATGGTATATAGTGGAGCACCATCTTTTATTTAACTTTTTGTGAACGTTAAGTGATCTACGATCACAGTGAGCAGAGTAGTGGCGGTAAAGATAGCGAACAAGGATGTTTAGGTTACAATTTTATGAACGTAAAGAGATCTCTGATCTCAGTGAATAAAATTGTAACCTAAACATCTGGTCGTGTAGCCAAGCTGGTAAGGCAAGAGTCTGCAAAACTCTGATGCGCGGGTTCGAATCCCGCCACGACCTTATTTAATAAAGAGAAACTGCTAAGCCGGGGTGGTGGAATAGGCAGACACGCGGGACTTAAAATCCCGTGCTAGCAATAGCGTGCGGGTTCGATTCCCGCCCTCGGCACATTTCCTAAGTATTGAGACTAATTTGTATCGGTAAACCGATCTGGGTCTGCATTGCCGCAGCGTGGGCAACTGTTTAGAGGCTTCTGCCCTTCATATACATAGTTACATTGTAAGCATTTCCAGTTTCTCCATCGGGCATCTAGGTCTTCTGGCATGACCTTGTCTGTAAGAAGTGGATCGTCTGTGACGGCTCCATCTGCAGCTGGAGCAACTGGCTGTACTGGAGCCTGTGCGGCTGGAGCAGGGGCAGCGGGTGTCTGAGCGTTTGGCAGAGTTGTGCTGGGAGGCGTACCCATAGACGGGGTACTTGGTGTATTCGTAACGGTTGGGTTAATCGGAGAGGTATTTTCCATCGTAGATTAATGTTAAAAGTTTATTGAAAGTATCGCCTGCGTTATATGCAGTCGAGTTAAATACTATGTCGTTGTACTTGCTAGGATCTGAGCAGTCTACCTGGTATTTTTTCGTAATTCTTTTGGTCTCCTTGAGCAGATCTGTTTCAAGCGATGTGACAACCTCCTTGAACATCTTGCTTTCAGTAGAGAGTTTTTTGCCAATGTCTAGTTTGTGGACGCGGTGGAGGTATCGCCTTGCGCGCTTATCGATGTCTACTTCAAGCCAGATCCTGACGGTACAGGCGATTTTCAGCTTGTGGGCGATGACAGCGAAATACCTACTTTCAATAATCAGATTGTGCCATGAGCTGGCTTGGATTAGCTTGTCATCAAGCATCGAATATAGCTCCTCATAATGCTCATTGTAGTAGTCCGACAGGAGGAATTTATTAAAAGAGGAGTAGCCATTTTGGGCTGCAATATCCCGAAGAATTACCTCATCTGAGAACAGATGCATACCTAGGTTTCGCGCCATCATCTTGGAGATAGTGGACGCGCCAGCTCCTTCGTGACCACCTACCACGATTAGATAACCCATATCTTTCGGTCTGCTATCCCGGACAGGCACTTTGCATCCCCACTGAATTTACCTAGTAGCGATAGATACTCCACACGTAGTTAGACGTATCTACCTGTCATATTAATCAATTCATTTTGTAAAGTAAATCACCAGCAGTTAGCCGGGGATGGTTTGTATAGGGAACTTTAGTATGGAATGTGCTAATCTAGTTGAGATGAAACCTATGGCACGCAAAAAACCAAAAAAACGCCTGATCGAAGCATCAAAGCCACATGCTCCAAATATGACAATACTGGCTTTCACCATAGCTATGGTAACTTTCGGTGCGATAATGATCTTTGACTCGAGCATCTACATCGCCAACAATCCACCTTTTAATGATCAGTTTCACTTCTTGCGACTCCATCTGATCTGGCTACTGATAGGGGTGATCCCTGCATCATTAATCTACTTCTGGGACTATAGAAAATTCGTGAAGCTTGCTTTTCCAGCTTTGATTGTGGTTATTGTAATGCTTGTAGCAGTCTTGCTCCAACCAGGCGACGCGAACGGTTCCAAGAGGTGGTTGCAAATAGGATTTGAGCAGCTAGTTGTGCAACCCGCAGAGCTGCTAAAACCAGTCTTCATACTTTTTCTAGCCGGATGGCTGGCAAAAGAGCGCAAACAGTATAAATCCTTTAACGAGGCATTCCGGTACGGTTTTGGGCAGAAGCTTATCGGATTCGCAGTGCTGCTTGGTACTGTATTAGCGCTTGTGCTGCTTGAACCAGATCTTGGGACTACGATGATTATCTGCGCAACAGCCTTTATAATTTTTTATGTTTCAGGAACCGATTCGGCTCACATAGTTGGATCGGGTATTGTAAGTGGTGTGCTTGTCCTTCTTGCTGCTGCTGCAGCGGTTCTAGCTCCATATCGACTTGAGAGGGTTAAAACCTATTTTCATCTTCTATTAACTGGCGAGGTGAAAGATAGCTCAGATACTGGATACCAAGTTATGCAGATATTGATAGGAATTGGATCTGCAGGATTTTGGGGTAAAGGCTTCGGGCAATCAAGGCAGCGTTTTGCCTATCTTGTCGAAAATACAGCATTTACTGATTCAATATTTGCAGTGATATTAGAGGAGTTGGGCATGCTTGGAGGGATTCTTCTAATCCTGAGCTGGATACTGTTTTTAGCGGCTGGGTTCAAAATTGCCGAAGCCGCACCAGATCGAACAGGCAAATTGCTTGCGATTGGTATAACTGTCTGGCTTACACTTCAGGCTTTGCTAAATATGGCCGCAAATGTCGGTTTAATTCCGCTTACAGGTATTCCACTGCCATTTGTGACATATGGTGGATCTGGAACTATCGTGGCTTTGATCGGATCTGCTATACTTCTCAATATAAGTAGATTTACGGTAGAGAAGAAGTCCAATGCAATCATCTAATTCAAATCGCCCCTCTAGCACTCTCACAAAGAGAATCCTCATTACAGGTGGTGGATCAGGTGGCCATATCTCTGCTGCGACTGCGATAATTGATGGGCTAAAGGGTCGATACAGCAATGCCACTGAGCAGATACTTTATGTCGGTGGTAAATTGGGCATGGAGGGTGAGAAGAACGGCACAAGCCTCGAGCAGCGGATTTTCAAAGACTCAGACATCAAATTTGTAGCCATCAGGGCGGGAAAGCTTCAACGTTACCTCTCATGGAATAGCATTAAGCTTCTTCTGGGCGTTTTTGGCGGTGTGATCGACGCAAGAAAGGTAATTAAAGAGTATAAGCCCGACATTGTGATCTCTACAGGAGGTTATGTA encodes:
- the pyk gene encoding pyruvate kinase — its product is MHELPKTKIIATIGPSTWDDDTLTEMINYGFTVARVNASFADFDEQERVITQLRRLSPKVAVMLDTMGHKVRVTGFDKDRVIAPGDEIILLSEKNKSKKRNSIKVTYPTLEKDVTRNTKILIDDGNIELKVKDIVGKEVVCEVIHGGVLKKRKTVNVPGVHLNFPALSEKDETDIKNAVKLGYDFISASFVRNLEDVKLVREAMGKSDLKLIAKIEDYEGVRNFDKILEKVDGIMVARGDLGVELPLEEVPILQKQFIQKCRMKGKIVIVATQMLESMRESTRPTRAETSDVANAVMDGADAVMLSAETSTGKNPVETVKHMARIAKRAEEVLRPQIVEGRTDAYEISDIICKHLFGITEEVALKGVIIFSDSGNTVKSLARHRLNIPIWCVSNNHKIIRQQQMIRGVTGIYVENMESDRDEIAKHAVSAIYGRGYLEMGDKVAIISGGTVHNRRYNTILEILEVQAVLE
- a CDS encoding AAA family ATPase; translated protein: MGYLIVVGGHEGAGASTISKMMARNLGMHLFSDEVILRDIAAQNGYSSFNKFLLSDYYNEHYEELYSMLDDKLIQASSWHNLIIESRYFAVIAHKLKIACTVRIWLEVDIDKRARRYLHRVHKLDIGKKLSTESKMFKEVVTSLETDLLKETKRITKKYQVDCSDPSKYNDIVFNSTAYNAGDTFNKLLTLIYDGKYLSD
- a CDS encoding putative peptidoglycan glycosyltransferase FtsW; translation: MARKKPKKRLIEASKPHAPNMTILAFTIAMVTFGAIMIFDSSIYIANNPPFNDQFHFLRLHLIWLLIGVIPASLIYFWDYRKFVKLAFPALIVVIVMLVAVLLQPGDANGSKRWLQIGFEQLVVQPAELLKPVFILFLAGWLAKERKQYKSFNEAFRYGFGQKLIGFAVLLGTVLALVLLEPDLGTTMIICATAFIIFYVSGTDSAHIVGSGIVSGVLVLLAAAAAVLAPYRLERVKTYFHLLLTGEVKDSSDTGYQVMQILIGIGSAGFWGKGFGQSRQRFAYLVENTAFTDSIFAVILEELGMLGGILLILSWILFLAAGFKIAEAAPDRTGKLLAIGITVWLTLQALLNMAANVGLIPLTGIPLPFVTYGGSGTIVALIGSAILLNISRFTVEKKSNAII